The following are encoded together in the Humulus lupulus chromosome 5, drHumLupu1.1, whole genome shotgun sequence genome:
- the LOC133779496 gene encoding uncharacterized protein LOC133779496 produces the protein MSWNVRGINKKSKQVVVLEVSRINKIGIGALLETKIKGDKLKDAMGTCFQGWNYHNSIRKFCFTVVYGSNQLDTRKLLWCILHKELEDARNWLDLGLVEEMKLLGTFYTWSNNQEGDNRIYSKLDRVFVNEDWLDVFPSVIAVASWEVSFDHCAIFLKQSGISHPQFRSIVLTNWNKDLRIKGSGLDQVYWKLVRLKHDLKKFNWRIIGDVARSYEDCKTEFQKARSDLFSDPQNQILASAERVAFQRFKQQEKIYGSNLRQKSKIEWIQFGNENSSYFHAYIKQWKRANRITSYISEDGKVEDSYPKVISHFINHFKSVLGCSNKASGKVDYVITDLGPVLSVEDQLALIKPFSNKEVKTTLFCISSIKRPGPDSFGAGFFKSLWKDMGKEISKAVLEFFDSGIIPKAMNSTILTLIPKMDHPKTAADFRPITCCTTLYKCISKMLCYRVSGILPKLVNQNQGAFIKDRSLAHNVLILQDLLKGYKRKYSSPRCLMKIDLSKAYDSIDWDFLENLLKAFKFPDRFIRWIMTCMRGASYCLMLNGRLHGNFQGGKGLRQGDPISPLLFVIVMEYLTRSLLQAAKGKANSSSIHIIQHSLEEFSAASGLLKEGEFPMTYLGLPLRPTKWKAMDCDLILKKVRQRLCVWASRNLSYAGRVQLIQSILLGIRNYWMSIFLLPKSVLKEIDHLCRIFLWGGKGNRSKFHLTSWELVCCPKSHGGLGFKEGPLWNRMLLSKFIWAISSKQDLLWVKWVNCIYLKGIQIWDYKLHPDASWYWKKLIKISKDFPFSLLVSASANGKLILSRLYHLVLSSSPKPFMNSVWCSTSVPNHKFILWQEVLQKLATRDLLSYCHVPLPSLLCPICDLLPENHSHLFFECVFSRRVVQVVFEWLQGFCWPPIFTDWCSWLEADRNNITYQITIAALAASVYYIWLTRNRCHFDSSCFMVSTVTSLIKTSVSARLIGLKLRSKARTSRAIQMTQFLSSLY, from the exons AtgagttggaatgttaggggTATAAATAAGAAGAGTAAACAGGTGGTTGTTTTGGAAGTCTCGCGGATTAATAAGATTGGTATTGGagctctactagaaacaaaaataaaaggtgATAAACTGAAGGATGCTATGGGAACTTGCTTTCAGGGATGGAATTATCATAACAGTATAAGG AAGTTTTGCTTCACAGTGGTGTATGGATCAAATCAATTGGATACTAGGAAACTGCTCTG GTGTATTTTGCATAAAGAGCTTGAAGATGCTAGAAATTGGCTTGATCTTGGTCTGGTGGAAGAAATGAAATTACTGGGTACTTTTTACACCTGGTCTAATAATCAAGAAGGGGATAATCGAATTTACTCTAAGCTAGATAGAGTTTTTGTCAATGAGGACTGGCTGGATGTTTTTCCGTCTGTTATTGCTGTTGCTAGTTGGGAAGTGTCTTTTGACCACTGTGCTATATTTCTGAAGCAATCTGGTATTAGTCATCCACAATTTAGATCTATTGTCCTAACTAACTGGAACAAGGATCTTAGAATCAAAGGAAGTGGGCTTGATCAAGTGTACTGGAAACTTGTGCGTCTGAAGCATGATTTGAAAAAGTTCAATTGGAGAATTATTGGGGATGTGGCTAGAAGCTATGAAGACTGTAAAACTGAGTTTCAAAAGGCTCGGTCTGATCTTTTCTCTGACCCTCAGAATCAGATTTTAGCTTCAGCAGAGAGAGTCGCTTTTCAGAGATTTAAACAGCAAGAAAAGATTTATGGCAGCAATCTTAGACAAAAAAGTAAGATAGAGTGGATCCAATTTGGCAATGAAAATTCTTCTTACTTTCATGCCTATATAAAGCAATGGAAGAGAGCTAATAGGATTACTTCTTATATATCTGAAGATGGTAAAGTTGAGGACAGTTATCCTAAGGTAATTTCTCACTTTATTAACCATTTTAAATCAGTCCTGGGTTGTTCTAATAAAGCTTCAGGGAAAGTTGATTATGTTATAACAGATTTGGGACCTGTTTTGAGTGTTGAAGACCAGTTGGCTCTCATCAAACCTTTCTCAAACAAAGAGGTTAAAACAACTTTGTTTTGTATCAGCTCTATTAAAAGACCAGGTCCAGATAGTTTTGGGGCGGGATTCTTCAAAAGCTTATGGAAAGACATGGGGAAGGAGATTTCTAAGGCTGTTCTTGAATTTTTTGATTCTGGGATTATTCCTAAAGCAATGAATAGCACTATTTTAACTCTTATCCCTAAGATGGACCATCCGAAAACAGCTGCTGACTTTAGGCCAATCACCTGCTGCACTACTCTTTATAAATGCATTTCCAAAATGCTTTGTTATAGAGTGTCTGGTATTCTTCCAAAGTTGGTTAACCAAAACCAAGGGGCGTTTATAAAAGACAGATCTCTTGCTCATAATGTCTTAATTCTTCAAGATCTCTTAAAGGGTTACAAAAGGAAGTATAGCTCTCCTCGTTGCTTAATGAAGATTGACTTGAGCAAAGCCTATGACTCAATTGATTGGGACTTTCTTGAAAACTTGCTGAAAGCTTTTAAATTTCCTGATCGCTTCATAAGATGGATCATGACTTGTATGAGAGGTGCTTCCTATTGCCTTATGTTGAATGGCCGCCTTCATGGTAACTTTCAAGGAGGTAAAGGTCTTCGCCAAGGCGATCCCATTTCTCCGTTACTATTTGTCATAGTTATGGAGTATCTCACTCGTTCCTTACTTCAAGCAGCTAAAGGAAAAG CAAATTCTAGCTCCATTCACATTATTCAGCATTCTTTAGAGGAGTTTTCAGCAGCTTCAGGTCTG CTGAAAGAAGGTGAGTTTCCCATGACTTATCTTGGTCTGCCTTTGAGACCAACGAAGTGGAAGGCAATGGACTGTGACTTAATTCTAAAGAAGGTTAGACAGAGACTTTGTGTTTGGGCTAGTAGGAACCTTTCCTATGCAGGGCGGGTGCAGTTGATCCAATCTATTTTGTTGGGTATTAGGAACTACTGGATGAGCATCTTCCTTTTACCTAAGAGTGTCCTCAAGGAGATTGATCATCTTTGCAGAATATTTCTTTGGGGAGGTAAAGGAAATAGGAGCAAATTTCATCTTACATCTTGGGAGCTAGTTTGCTGCCCTAAGAGTCATGGTGGGTTAGGTTTCAAGGAGGGGCCTCTATGGAATAGAATGCTATTATCTAAATTCATTTGGGCTATCTCTTCTAAACAGGATTTGCTCTGGGTAAAATGGGTTAACTGTATTTACTTGAAAGGGATTCAGATTTGGGATTACAAGTTGCATCCGGATGCCAGTTGGTATTGGAAAAAATTGATTAAGATTAGCAAAGATTTCCCTTTTTCTTTGCTGGTTTCTGCTTCAGCTAATGGAAAGCTGATCTTGTCTAGATTGTATCATTTGGTTTTGTCCAGCAGCCCAAAGCCTTTCATGAATTCAGTCTGGTGTTCTACTTCAGTGCCTAATCACAAATTCATTCTTTGGCAAGAGGTCCTTCAAAAATTGGCAACTAGAGATCTGTTAAGCTACTGTCACGTTCCCCTTCCCTCCCTATTGTGCCCGATTTGTGATCTATTGCCTGAAAATCACtctcatttattttttgagtGTGTTTTTTCTAGGAGAGTTGTGCAGGTTGTTTTTGAATGGTTACAAGGGTTCTGTTGGCCTCCTATCTTTACAGACTGGTGCAGTTGGCTGGAGGCTGACAGGAATAACATTACATACCAGATCACTATTGCAGCTCTAGCAGCTTCAGTTTATTACATATGGCTTACTCGGAACAGATGCCATTTTGACAGTAGTTGTTTTATGGTTTCTACTGTAACTAGTCTAATTAAAACCTCTGTTTCAGCTAGATTAATTGGCTTAAAGCTTCGATCTAAGGCTAGGACTTCCAGAGCTATTCAAATGACTCAATTCTTGTCTAGTCTGTATTGA